The Campylobacter concisus sequence TCAATGATCGTTGATGATAGTGTCATCAAAAAGATCGAGGAGATAAGTCCGCTTGCCCCACTTCACAATCCAGGGCACCTTGCTGGCATTAAAAACGCGATGAAAGAGAGCAAAAATGTGCCTCACGTGGTCGTTTTTGACACGATATTTCATCAAAGCATGCCAGAGTACGCCTACCGCTACGCCCTACCCTATGACGTTTGCAAGACTCATCACATCAGAAAATACGGCTTTCATGGCACATCACATAGATATGTTTGCAAGCAAGCAGCCAAAATGCTTGGCATAGAATTTGATAAATTTAACGCTATCTCACTTCATCTAGGTAACGGCGCCTCAGCCTGTGCGGTACAAAACGGCAAAAGTATCGATACCTCGATGGGGCTTAGCCCACTTGAAGGACTCATAATGGGTACAAGAAGCGGTGATATGGATCCAGCTGTGGTCATTTACTTGCTAAATATCGGCGTTTTAAAGTGGAACGAGATCGATAACTTTTTAAACAAAAAAAGCGGACTTTTTGGAATTTGTGGCTCAAGTGACATGAGAGAGGTTGTGGCTAAAATGCAAAATGACGAGCGAGCAAAGCTTGCATTTGAGATGTTTTGCTACCGAGTAAAAAAATATATTGGCTCATATTACGCCATTTTAGGACGCGTTGATGCACTTATATTTACTGGCGGTATCGGCGAAAACGCACCAAATACAAGGCAAAAAATTTGTGATGAATTAAAACATCTTGGCATTCACATAAATCACGATCTAAATTTCCAAGACATGCGAGGCGAGAGATGCATAGACGGGGATGATGCTAAGATAAAAACACTCATCATCCCAACAAACGAAGAGCTAGAAATCGCGATAGAAACGGCTAGAGTAATAAAAGAGAGCAAAGCCAAATAAATAGATATTTAAAATAAAATGATTAATTTGTGTTTTGCCAAACTCAACATATAAATTTTAAGTCTAGCTCGTTTTAAAATAGAATTAGCATTTTTAGGCTACGAGATAAAAAGCTTTTGCGATTTTAAGCTCGCAAAAGCTTGCAATCAATTTTTCTTAAAAAATCTCAAAATTTTTGCTTGGAGTTTAAACTGATCTGAAAGCTCCATTATTGGATAAGCTCCGGCGTATTTTTTGCCACCAGGCAGATCTTTGCTAACACCACCACGTGCTGCTATCTGTGCGAAGTCACCCACTTTTACATGACCAGCCGAGCCGCTTTGTCCGCCCATAACGACGTTTCTGCCTAGCACTGTTGAGCCAGCAAGGCCAGTTTGTGAGACGATGAGGCAGCCATTTCCAAGCTCGCAGTTATGGCCTATTTGAACGAGATTATCTATCTTTGTGTAGTTTGCGATCATCGTGCTTTCAAAGACGCCAC is a genomic window containing:
- a CDS encoding acetate kinase, whose product is MRILVLNSGSSSIKFQLFAMDTKTSLASGLVEQIGSSSSRAVLKANGETYEIKRFIKDHHDGLEAMNELFVTSHTLHDLSELDGIGHRIVHGGESFFSSMIVDDSVIKKIEEISPLAPLHNPGHLAGIKNAMKESKNVPHVVVFDTIFHQSMPEYAYRYALPYDVCKTHHIRKYGFHGTSHRYVCKQAAKMLGIEFDKFNAISLHLGNGASACAVQNGKSIDTSMGLSPLEGLIMGTRSGDMDPAVVIYLLNIGVLKWNEIDNFLNKKSGLFGICGSSDMREVVAKMQNDERAKLAFEMFCYRVKKYIGSYYAILGRVDALIFTGGIGENAPNTRQKICDELKHLGIHINHDLNFQDMRGERCIDGDDAKIKTLIIPTNEELEIAIETARVIKESKAK